The stretch of DNA GTTGCTGTTAAACACATGAACCCATGTGGCGTGGGGACTGGTGCAAACATACATGAAGCATACAAACATGCATATGAAGCGGATAGCCAATCGATTTTTGGTGGCATTGTTGCATTAAATAGACCGGTGACAGCCGCACTTGCTGAAGATTTACATGCGATATTTTTAGAAGTTGTGATTGCACCACAATTTGAACCGGAAGCATTAGATATTTTAAAACAAAAGAAAAACATTCGTTTACTTGAAATTGAGATGACGCTTGAAGCAGATAAAACAGAATTTGTCTCAGTATCAGGCGGCTATCTCGTACAAGATAAGGACTTATTTGAAGTTGAACCGGATGAGATGACGGTTGTGACTGAGGTTGCACCAACTGATGCGCAATGGCGTGCGTTATTATTGGCTTGGAAAGTTGTCAAATCAGTTAAAAGTAACGCGATTGTGCTTGCTAACGAGCAGCAAACGGTGGGGATTGGCGCTGGACAAATGAATCGTGTCGGTGCAGCGAAGATTGCGATTGAACGCGCAATTGAAATGAATGACCATGTCGTTCTCGCTTCGGATGGCTTCTTCCCAATGAGTGATACCGTTGAAACAGCGGCTAAAGCAGGAGTCAAAGCGATTATTCAACCGGGCGGCTCTATTAAAGATCAAGATTCAATAGAGATGGCCAACCATTATGGCATCGCTATGGTCACTACAGGCATGCGTCATTTTAAACATTAGAGGAGGTTAATCAATGATGAACGTACTAGTCATCGGTAGTGGGGGGCGCGAACATGCGATTGCTCACAAACTAAATCAGTCAGAGTTAGTGACACGAGTTTATGCGATTCCAGGTAATCCCGCGATGTCTCATGTTGCAGAAGTTCATAGTGAAATTGCTGAAAATGATCACCTCGCAATTGTTGATTTCGCATTATCACATGACATTAAATGGGTGATTATTGGTCCAGAACAGCCGCTTACAGAAGGATTAGCAGATGCATTAAGAAGTTCAAATATTAAAGTCTTTGGACCTAATAAAGAAGCCGCACAAATTGAAGGCTCTAAATCATTTGCTAAGCGTTTGATGGCGCAATATCATATTCCAACTGCTGAATATCGTGAAATAGATGATAAAAATGAAGCATTGGCATATATTGAAACGTGTGAATTGCCAATTGTTCTTAAAAAAGATGGCCTCGCAGCAGGTAAAGGGGTTATTATTGCTGAAACACGCGAACAAGCACGTGAAGCTGTGGAAACACTTTATCCAGAACAACAGAGTAAAGTGGTCTTTGAGCAATTTTTAGTTGGAGAAGAGTTTTCACTTATGACGTTTGTGAATGGTGAGTATGCCGTTCCGTTCGATACCATTGCACAAGATCATAAACGTGCATATGATGGCGATAAAGGCCCGAATACAGGGGGAATGGGGGCGTACTGCCCTGTACCGCATATGAGTGCGCGTGTCCTTGCTGAAGCAAATGAAAAAATTGCGCAACCGATTGCCCAAGCAATGAAAGCAGAAGGATATGATTACTTCGGATTATTGTATATCGGTGCGATTTTAACAGATGAGGGTCCAAAAGTGATTGAATTCAATGCAAGATTTGGGGATCCCGAAGCACAAGTTTTACTCACACGTTTAGAAAGTGATCTGATGGCACATATCATTGAATTGGAAGAGAAAGCGCCAATTCATATGAAGTGGAAAGACAATGCCGTAGTTGGCGTGATGCTCGCCTCCAAAGGTTATCCGGCTGAGTATGAGAAGGGCGCAAAAGTGACAGGGTTTGAAAATGACCCAGGTTCTTATTTTGTCAGTGGTCTAAAACATAATGGTCGTCATTTCATCAATGCGGGGGGCCGTGTGATCTTGGCTATCGGTGAAGGTGAGACGATTGAAGCGGCACAAAAAGCTGCTTATGCACGTGTAGACAAAATTGAAAGTGATGCCTTGTTTTATCGAAAAGATATTGCCCACAAAGCATTGCGAGATGGATTGTAAATCATACGTATCATATCGTGGCTCAGGACACATTTTATAAATGTCCTGAGCCTCGTTTTACGTTGCTGAAGTATGTGCCGTACAGTGGATAAGAAGGTAGTCAAATGAGGTTCTATGATGATGTAGATGAAAATGAAAATCGGGACTGAATGATGTTCCAGTCCCGAAATATGTCGCGCATCCGCTCGTTACCATCGACCGACCAAACCGACACACAAAATAATGGCAATTGTCATGCGTTAACATTAACGTGCGTCTGTGATGCCGGTAATTGGTAAAGTATTTGCGAGGAAGAAGGATGCAAAAATGATAATCACGATTACCCCAACAAAAATAAGGTCTTTATAGCTGAAAGGCACGTGATAATAATAAGTACGTGGCCCATCTTTAAATCCTTTTTTCTCCATTGCGACAGAGAGGCGATGTGCTTTTCTAATGTTTTGACTTAACAATGGAATGAGTAAATGCTTTAAATGTTTGAAGCCGACATAGTTGCGGTTATCAATCATTTGATAACGCATTTTTAAAGCATTTCGCAATTGGAATAAAGAGGCTAGCATGAGCGGAATCATTCGAAAAGCAGCCATAAAAGCATACGCGATTTTAGGTTTGACTTTTAAGTGTTGCATAAAGCTATAAAAGATCATAATGACTTGTGAAGTAAATGCAATCGCCAGTCCTAAATAACTAATTGTCATTGTTCGAAAAGACAAGTGAAGCCCTCGAACGAGACTTTCCGTACTTATTTTGACAAAACCAAATGTAAGTAATAGATGTTGTCCTTTACCGTAAAAAATCATAAATAACGATGAAGTCAGCGCAAAAAATGTCGCGATAAATGTAAAGGTCAGTACGACTCTCCATTTCGTTCCCGCAACGAGTAACATGAAAATCAACATTAAAGTTGCTAAGTAAATCATAAAATCAAAATGGTGAATAAAAATAATGAAGAAAAAGAGTGCGACACCCACCAATAATTTAGTAACGATATTCACTTGATCCATGAAGGTATAGCGTGTTTTCCAAGATTCAATCATGTGCGCTCACCTCATATTCATATAATTTGCCATCCAAAACTTCTAATCGACGTGATGGATATTTTTCGATAATGTGAGGATCATGTGTGACCATGAATACCGTTTGCCCTTGTGCGATTCGATTTTGGAATAACTCGAGAAGTTTAAAAGTGTTTTGACTGTCAAGTCCAAAGGTAGGTTCATCCAGTAAAATAATGTCGGCATTTGTACTGAGCGCAGTAGCAACACTTAAACGGCGCTTTTGCCCCATAGACAACTCAAATGGATGTTGTTGAGCCACATGTTTTAAGTCTAACAACGATAACATGTCGCTGGTTTTTGATTTGGCTTGTTCTGCTCCCATATGATGGTAATTAATGCATATTTCATCAAAGACGGTATTCTGGATGAATTGAAGTTCTGGATTTTGATACACTAAATACATATGTTTTGCCGCGCTTTTGATTTTTGTTAATTTTTGCCCATTATAATGCATATCGCCTTTGTAGCGAATTAATTGCATCATAGACTCTAATAGGGATGTTTTACCTGTGCCATTTTTACCTGTAAGTGTAATCCATTCACCTGGCAAAATTTCAAGTTGGTCGACTTGATATAATGTGCGTCGTCCACGTTGAACAGCGCCTTGTTGATATGAAAATTGAAAGGTGTGGGGCTTATCAATGGGCTTTGGTGCATCATGGCGAGGATGAGGCGCGCGTGCCCAAGCATGAGGATGCCATACTCCATATTCACTCAATAAATCTTCAAATTCAGACATAATGTAGTCAGGTGTCCCTTGTTGAATGATTTGTCCACGATGATTCATAAGAATGACACGATCAACATGTTGCCAAATATGTTCAACTTTATGTTCGACGATTAACACAGTTTGATCTGCCCACAGGGATTTGAGAAGATTCCAAAGATTTTCTGTAGCTTCAATGTCTAACATCGCAGTGGGTTCATCAAGAAAAAGCGTGTCTGCCCCTTGAAGTAACGTGCCGGCAATGGCAAGTTTTTGTTTCATTCCTCCACTTAATTGATGAATCTGTTGTTTAGGGTTAATGTCCAACCCGACTTGTGTTAATGCGTGTTGAATGCGGCGATCCATATCTTGTCGTGGCACTTGCTGATTTTCTAAAATAAATGCTAATTCTTCATTCACTTGTGGCAGGCAAAATTGTGAATCTGGGTCTTGAAAAATAACACCCGCATTTTTCGCTGGCATTAATGTATCGTATTTTAATGGTAAATCAATTAAGTCTGGAACAATGCCACTGAGAACATTGAGTAAAGTACTCTTACCAGAGCCAGAGGGCCCTAGTAAAAGTACTTTTTCTTTGTCTTTGATTTCGAGGTCAATCCCATCGAATGTTTTATGATGTGCACTTGGATATTTTAAACGTAAATTTTTAACTTTTAGCACGTGTCGTCACCTTACAATGTGTCATAGTCATCTTTCGAAGCTGGACGAAAGAGGCGTGTCACACCGGTTTGATCTAATGCTTTAACGAGTAAATAAGGGAAGATACCCGCTAAAACAGCGCCACTAATCAAACGGAATGAAATTAATAGAATTAAGTTCCATGTTGCGACTTCATTTAAATACCCGTAATACCAATCAATCGGTAAACTGATGACTGCTGCAGCGATACCAGCAAGAATCGCCACCATAAATGCACGCGATTGATAACGGAAAATCGCAAAGACAATTTCACATGCAAGACCTTGTAGTAAAGCATAAATAATTGTAGGAATATCAAAACGACCCATAAGAATGGTTTCGCCAGCACCTGCAGCAAATTCTGCTAATAATGCAATCCCCATTTTTGGGATGATGAGGTAAGCCACAACGGCTGCGCTAAACCACATCCCATACAAGAGTTGGTCGATATGCAGACCTAATGGCTGTACAGTATTATTGACAATCCACCAAAGATTGTAAATGACTGCAAAAATGACAGAAATTAATACAGTCACGAGTACATCTGATAATGTTAAACCTTTTTTCATCTGTTAATGCCTCCCAAAATAAAAAAATACGCATATCTCCTAAACAGAGACAGGCGTGACTGTGCTAACTTATGTATAAATCACCATAATTTGAATGTTAATGGACAATATTTGGTGTGTATTCATATCATAACAAAACACTTTCCTACGCTAGTATCATCTAGTTCAGGTTCGAAGGGTTTGAGGGGACGCCTCATCTCAGTTTTCACACCCCTAGTGTGCGTATTTAGTTGATATTGCAAATGTACACCTAGTCATGTGAAAAGTCAAGGTCTTAAAACGCTGTTCTAAAGCGATTTGAGTTCGATTATCGTATAAAAAATAGACACTGTTGACGGATAGCATTTAAAAATGATGAGACAATGAGAGAATGACAACATCGCGTACAATCTCCATTGCTTGATGCTCATGACGCTTTCCAAACTTTTGCCACACCATTGATGCACGTTGATTTATATTTAAAATAAAAAGCACAAAGGGGCTTTGATGTGAACGGCGCCATTAATATAGAGCGCGAGACAGCTTTTTTGCTCCAATTGAGCAAGTTATCTCGCGCGAGTAGGCGATTGATTAACATTTATCAATCGTGTTTGTGTGTCTCCCTCATACAGTCTATTCTACGTTTAAATGTCATTGAAGCACATTTAAACATGTCATTGACGGGTATTATTCAAATGTATCTTGAATATCGTCTTTTGTTTTTTCAATGCCGTCTTTGGTTTCTTTCGCTTGATCTTTCAATGATTCCTCTTTATCTTTTGCTTTTTCGGCTGCATTTTTAATGTCTTTTTCAGTCATCTATAACGCCTCCTTTTCATATTGAGCTATACGACTTTATAACCTAAATGGGTTTTTTCTAAACATAATCAACGGTAGCATTTTTTATTTATGAATCGAATAGGGCAACATCCGTTCATCAAGGGCAAATTGTTCAAAGCAAATGATTTTTGATCTATCATCTGAACCTTTAATATAATCATTGAACACAATGTCATTTGAATTGTTGTAAAACACATTGGAGTGGCAAGGATATGATGACACAAGCTTTATTTGATGACTTAACTGGGGCTTAAAACATGTTAAACTCATGACTATCCCATTCTAAAGTCTGATATTTTTGAAATATACAGACAGGCGACACAACTTCGTATATAATAACTTTGAGGTGAGAGGATGTCTTTATTTAATAAATACACCGAAGTGATTTACAGTTACATTATCGGTGTACTTTCAATATTGCTGAGCGTTATTATTTTTATTAATATTCCACTCATTCAACAGTTTAAAGCTGGTAAGCAACCTAGAACCAATATCGATAATTTGTGGGATTTTATTATGGCTTTTTTCAATGAAATCATTCGAGTCATGAGCAAATATATTGGAGACATACCTTTAGCTAGCGGTATGATCATTTTGCTTTTTGGCCTTTTGATGATTTTGATAGGGAGAACGTTAACGAATACAACACGCTTTGATTACGATATTTCTATTTTATTTTTATTAATCGGTATTATTTTCTTCGTATTAACATTAATTTTTATGTCTCAAGTGTACGGTTGGACTGCTTTTGTCTTTACGATCCCTTTTCTTGTACATATTGGTTATATTACGTATAAAGATGAATTGAATCCACTACATCGTAAAGAGCACTACTTATGGATTATTTTTAGTTATGGGATTTGTTACATCATGACACAACTGGCGCTGTATACCCGTATTGAAGCCAATGATGTTGCACCCATTGATGTTTTAAGCATCAATACGTTTTTTGTTGTGTTATGGTTGATTGGACAAATGGCAATTTGGAATTTCCTCTTTTTGAGACGTGCACTTCCTGTGTCTGAGGAAGAAATAACTGGAGAAACGAATGAATATTCCAGAAGTAAAAAATATCAATTTACAAACACGTCTAAAACACATTTTAAAGATATTCAACATCGCACAGCGGAATTCACTCATGATATTTCACATCGTACGCGCAGAAGCATTGATATGGAGAAGATGCGTGCTAAACGTGAAGCATTGGGTAAAAAATGGTTCGCTTGGGCACGATTAGAAGATGATGATATCCCTTCATTTCTTAAGGTGAGACCGAAATGGATTAATCGTCATTATGTCATGATTGCATGCGGTGTCATGTTACTGTTTTTTATTTTATTAGAATTCAATAATCGTAATGCGTTGTTTATGTCAGGGGATTGGCAATTGTCACAAACCCAATATGTTTATGAATGGGTCAGCTTGTTATTACTCTTAATTATTGCGATTATTTTTATTGTGACGAGCGTGGTCAGAATGTTGCGAGGTAAATTTTATTATTTACAATTGTTTATGATCAGCATATTATTCTTTAAATTACTTACGGAATATATTGTTATTCTATTTCATGGTTTGCTACTCTCAA from Staphylococcus lutrae encodes:
- the purD gene encoding phosphoribosylamine--glycine ligase, translating into MNVLVIGSGGREHAIAHKLNQSELVTRVYAIPGNPAMSHVAEVHSEIAENDHLAIVDFALSHDIKWVIIGPEQPLTEGLADALRSSNIKVFGPNKEAAQIEGSKSFAKRLMAQYHIPTAEYREIDDKNEALAYIETCELPIVLKKDGLAAGKGVIIAETREQAREAVETLYPEQQSKVVFEQFLVGEEFSLMTFVNGEYAVPFDTIAQDHKRAYDGDKGPNTGGMGAYCPVPHMSARVLAEANEKIAQPIAQAMKAEGYDYFGLLYIGAILTDEGPKVIEFNARFGDPEAQVLLTRLESDLMAHIIELEEKAPIHMKWKDNAVVGVMLASKGYPAEYEKGAKVTGFENDPGSYFVSGLKHNGRHFINAGGRVILAIGEGETIEAAQKAAYARVDKIESDALFYRKDIAHKALRDGL
- a CDS encoding energy-coupling factor transporter transmembrane component T family protein translates to MIESWKTRYTFMDQVNIVTKLLVGVALFFFIIFIHHFDFMIYLATLMLIFMLLVAGTKWRVVLTFTFIATFFALTSSLFMIFYGKGQHLLLTFGFVKISTESLVRGLHLSFRTMTISYLGLAIAFTSQVIMIFYSFMQHLKVKPKIAYAFMAAFRMIPLMLASLFQLRNALKMRYQMIDNRNYVGFKHLKHLLIPLLSQNIRKAHRLSVAMEKKGFKDGPRTYYYHVPFSYKDLIFVGVIVIIIFASFFLANTLPITGITDAR
- a CDS encoding ABC transporter ATP-binding protein, whose product is MLKVKNLRLKYPSAHHKTFDGIDLEIKDKEKVLLLGPSGSGKSTLLNVLSGIVPDLIDLPLKYDTLMPAKNAGVIFQDPDSQFCLPQVNEELAFILENQQVPRQDMDRRIQHALTQVGLDINPKQQIHQLSGGMKQKLAIAGTLLQGADTLFLDEPTAMLDIEATENLWNLLKSLWADQTVLIVEHKVEHIWQHVDRVILMNHRGQIIQQGTPDYIMSEFEDLLSEYGVWHPHAWARAPHPRHDAPKPIDKPHTFQFSYQQGAVQRGRRTLYQVDQLEILPGEWITLTGKNGTGKTSLLESMMQLIRYKGDMHYNGQKLTKIKSAAKHMYLVYQNPELQFIQNTVFDEICINYHHMGAEQAKSKTSDMLSLLDLKHVAQQHPFELSMGQKRRLSVATALSTNADIILLDEPTFGLDSQNTFKLLELFQNRIAQGQTVFMVTHDPHIIEKYPSRRLEVLDGKLYEYEVSAHD
- a CDS encoding ECF transporter S component → MKKGLTLSDVLVTVLISVIFAVIYNLWWIVNNTVQPLGLHIDQLLYGMWFSAAVVAYLIIPKMGIALLAEFAAGAGETILMGRFDIPTIIYALLQGLACEIVFAIFRYQSRAFMVAILAGIAAAVISLPIDWYYGYLNEVATWNLILLISFRLISGAVLAGIFPYLLVKALDQTGVTRLFRPASKDDYDTL
- the graF gene encoding glycopeptide resistance-associated protein GraF translates to MTEKDIKNAAEKAKDKEESLKDQAKETKDGIEKTKDDIQDTFE
- the auxA gene encoding lipoteichoic acid stability factor AuxA produces the protein MSLFNKYTEVIYSYIIGVLSILLSVIIFINIPLIQQFKAGKQPRTNIDNLWDFIMAFFNEIIRVMSKYIGDIPLASGMIILLFGLLMILIGRTLTNTTRFDYDISILFLLIGIIFFVLTLIFMSQVYGWTAFVFTIPFLVHIGYITYKDELNPLHRKEHYLWIIFSYGICYIMTQLALYTRIEANDVAPIDVLSINTFFVVLWLIGQMAIWNFLFLRRALPVSEEEITGETNEYSRSKKYQFTNTSKTHFKDIQHRTAEFTHDISHRTRRSIDMEKMRAKREALGKKWFAWARLEDDDIPSFLKVRPKWINRHYVMIACGVMLLFFILLEFNNRNALFMSGDWQLSQTQYVYEWVSLLLLLIIAIIFIVTSVVRMLRGKFYYLQLFMISILFFKLLTEYIVILFHGLLLSIFITPILVLMLVPAIVAFVLQLRQPVEPR